In Pedobacter sp. WC2423, the following are encoded in one genomic region:
- a CDS encoding glycoside hydrolase family 3 protein — MKKEILTLLAFSCLQVTNAQEGKNYKLITNPNGVILGYNPASGVKILTVDGLQFKDLNKNGKLDKYEDWRLSAGVRAKDLAQQMTIAQISGLMLYSGHQMLPGAEAGFGAATYDGMAFSKSKAKAADLSDNQKKFLKEDNLRHILITKVQSPEVAAAWNNNMQAFVEGIGLGVPGNTSTDPRHTATINSEFNAGAGGTISMWPDGLGMAATFDPATVKEFGHIAAQEYRALGISTALSPQIDLGTEPRWYRIAMTFGESPLLAEDMARAYIDGFQTSFGKDEIKDGWGYKSVNAMVKHWPGGGAEEGGRDGHWAYGKFTVYPGKNLAQHLSPFINGAFKLEGKTKEAAAVMPYYTITYGQDPSGQNVANGYSKYMITDLLRKKYNYDGVVCTDWLITGNEGATPDIFAGKPWGAEALTINERHYKVIMAGVDQFGGNNEIKPIMAAYQMGIKEYGEKFMRARFETSAIRLLKNIFRVGLFENPYLDPQESKQIVGNTEFMKAGFQAQLKSVVLLKNKSSILPVAKNKTVFVPKIYYPASRDWWGNLTAPKFDYPVDINLIKKYYNLTEDPAQADFSIVFVSSPYSAEGGYDLKDRKAGGNGYVPITLQYGAYTASTARVQSMAAGDPVIDPAISNRSYANKTVTAYNTMDLRTILDTKAAMKDKPVIVVVNASKPMIFNEFEQQIEGIVLHFGVSGQAVLDIISGAAEPSGLLPVQMPANMLTVEQQYEDVPFDMTCHTDAQGHVYDFGYGLNWKGQISDERNTKYHSK, encoded by the coding sequence ATGAAAAAGGAAATATTAACGCTCCTGGCTTTCTCCTGCCTCCAGGTCACGAATGCACAGGAAGGAAAAAACTATAAATTAATTACGAATCCGAACGGAGTTATATTAGGTTATAATCCGGCGTCTGGTGTCAAAATACTGACCGTTGACGGGCTTCAATTCAAGGATTTGAACAAAAACGGGAAGCTGGATAAGTACGAAGACTGGAGATTATCAGCCGGTGTGCGGGCTAAAGATCTGGCACAGCAAATGACCATCGCACAAATCTCAGGCCTGATGCTTTACAGCGGTCATCAGATGCTCCCTGGTGCTGAAGCTGGTTTTGGTGCGGCAACTTATGATGGAATGGCTTTCAGTAAAAGCAAAGCTAAAGCAGCAGACCTGAGCGATAACCAAAAGAAATTCCTGAAAGAAGATAATCTAAGACATATCCTGATTACCAAAGTACAGAGCCCTGAAGTAGCCGCAGCCTGGAATAACAATATGCAGGCCTTTGTGGAAGGCATAGGGCTTGGTGTGCCGGGAAATACCAGTACTGATCCCCGGCATACCGCAACTATAAACAGTGAATTTAATGCAGGTGCCGGAGGTACCATTTCCATGTGGCCTGATGGATTAGGAATGGCCGCAACATTTGACCCGGCAACCGTGAAAGAATTTGGACATATCGCCGCTCAGGAATACCGGGCATTGGGTATTTCTACAGCACTTTCTCCACAAATCGACTTAGGTACAGAACCACGCTGGTACCGCATTGCTATGACTTTTGGAGAAAGCCCGTTATTGGCTGAGGATATGGCGCGTGCTTATATCGATGGTTTTCAGACTTCCTTCGGAAAGGATGAAATCAAAGATGGCTGGGGTTATAAAAGTGTCAATGCCATGGTTAAACACTGGCCTGGCGGAGGCGCTGAAGAAGGTGGTCGTGACGGTCACTGGGCTTATGGTAAATTCACTGTTTATCCCGGAAAGAATTTAGCACAACATCTGAGTCCTTTTATCAACGGAGCTTTTAAACTGGAAGGTAAAACCAAAGAAGCGGCAGCAGTAATGCCTTATTATACGATTACTTATGGACAAGATCCTTCTGGTCAGAATGTAGCCAATGGATATAGCAAATACATGATTACAGACCTGTTGAGAAAAAAATACAATTATGATGGTGTAGTCTGTACAGATTGGCTGATTACTGGTAATGAAGGTGCTACACCTGATATTTTTGCAGGTAAACCCTGGGGTGCTGAAGCTTTAACGATCAATGAAAGACATTATAAAGTGATTATGGCTGGAGTAGATCAGTTTGGCGGGAACAATGAAATCAAACCGATCATGGCGGCTTATCAGATGGGTATCAAAGAATACGGAGAAAAATTTATGCGTGCACGTTTTGAAACCTCGGCAATCCGGTTGTTGAAAAACATTTTCAGAGTGGGTCTTTTTGAGAATCCTTACCTTGATCCTCAGGAAAGCAAGCAGATTGTGGGTAATACTGAATTTATGAAAGCAGGATTTCAGGCACAGCTGAAGTCGGTAGTTTTGCTTAAAAACAAATCTTCCATCCTGCCTGTTGCTAAAAACAAAACTGTGTTTGTACCAAAAATCTATTATCCTGCCTCCAGAGACTGGTGGGGAAACTTGACTGCGCCAAAATTTGATTATCCGGTAGATATCAATCTGATCAAAAAATATTATAACCTGACTGAAGATCCTGCTCAGGCTGATTTTTCTATTGTCTTTGTATCCAGCCCTTACAGTGCAGAAGGTGGTTATGATTTAAAAGACAGAAAAGCCGGGGGCAATGGTTATGTGCCAATCACCTTACAATATGGCGCTTACACCGCTTCTACAGCCAGAGTACAAAGTATGGCTGCCGGAGATCCGGTCATAGACCCTGCAATCAGCAACCGCTCTTACGCTAATAAAACAGTTACGGCTTATAATACAATGGATTTGAGAACGATCCTGGATACAAAAGCAGCGATGAAAGACAAACCAGTGATTGTAGTTGTTAATGCTTCCAAACCTATGATATTTAATGAATTTGAGCAGCAGATAGAAGGAATTGTATTACACTTTGGTGTGTCAGGACAAGCTGTGCTGGATATTATTTCAGGAGCAGCAGAACCTTCAGGCTTACTGCCTGTTCAGATGCCCGCTAACATGCTCACAGTAGAGCAGCAATACGAAGACGTCCCTTTCGATATGACCTGCCATACAGACGCGCAGGGACATGTTTACGATTTCGGTTACGGATTAAACTGGAAAGGACAAATCAGCGATGAGCGCAATACTAAATATCATTCCAAATAG
- a CDS encoding GNAT family N-acetyltransferase yields the protein METQFEIIPSTVAETEQIIDLILTIQQQEFNIPITAADQPDLNEIDQFYKAPGGEFWIAKHHDQVIGSIALINIGNGIGVIRKMFVHKDYRGKEKGIAQKLLVTLIAYARTKGINTIYLGTVEKLQAAIRFYQRNGFVPVEKANLPAHMPLMKLDTHFFVLHSNDDK from the coding sequence ATGGAAACACAATTTGAAATTATCCCCTCAACAGTTGCAGAAACTGAGCAAATCATTGATTTAATACTCACTATTCAGCAACAGGAATTTAATATTCCGATTACTGCGGCAGATCAGCCAGATCTGAATGAGATTGATCAATTTTACAAAGCACCAGGTGGAGAATTCTGGATTGCAAAACATCATGATCAGGTAATCGGTTCTATCGCCTTAATTAATATAGGTAACGGTATTGGTGTTATCCGTAAGATGTTCGTCCATAAAGATTACCGGGGTAAAGAGAAAGGGATTGCGCAAAAGCTGCTCGTTACCCTGATTGCTTATGCCAGAACAAAAGGAATCAATACGATCTATCTTGGTACTGTGGAGAAGTTACAGGCAGCAATCCGGTTTTATCAGCGTAATGGTTTTGTGCCTGTCGAAAAAGCTAACTTACCAGCGCATATGCCTTTGATGAAACTGGATACTCACTTTTTTGTTTTACATAGCAATGATGACAAATAA
- a CDS encoding GNAT family N-acetyltransferase, producing the protein MMTNKETANLIDESGILAISTRLQRLSEQLRKDGLLLYKTFGIEFEPKWFPVIYTLQFKSPLSILELAAEIGYAHPSTISLLKELEQQKLISSLRDKNDERKRLIVLTGKAWELIEQMKPVWEIMVKVLSEITENENSLLKALNESEAQLRKKGFLERALVLVDQLKNEKVRTIIEPLEMEVQLVKTTEGLKTSGAILKSVLRGINGDHLFAVAAIDQSSHFLATVHDLPAGTCSYYKTKTGYKIEGLAVLEQYRGMGVGKALIKAITASPNEFFYVHSPLALVSWFEKTGFLKKGKQLEESGNLYYKMVFNT; encoded by the coding sequence ATGATGACAAATAAAGAAACTGCAAATTTAATAGATGAATCTGGTATACTTGCCATTTCAACGCGTTTACAGCGCTTAAGTGAACAGCTTCGTAAAGATGGGCTACTCCTTTATAAAACTTTTGGGATAGAATTTGAACCGAAATGGTTTCCTGTAATTTATACACTGCAATTCAAATCTCCTTTGAGTATCCTGGAGCTTGCGGCAGAAATTGGCTATGCACATCCTTCCACAATCAGTTTGCTGAAAGAGCTGGAGCAGCAAAAGCTGATCAGCTCTTTGCGTGATAAGAATGATGAACGCAAGCGGCTGATTGTTCTGACAGGCAAGGCCTGGGAATTGATTGAACAGATGAAACCGGTATGGGAAATTATGGTCAAAGTGCTTTCAGAAATTACTGAGAATGAAAATAGTTTGCTGAAGGCGCTGAATGAGTCCGAAGCACAACTTCGCAAAAAAGGATTTTTAGAACGGGCATTGGTTCTGGTAGATCAGCTCAAAAATGAGAAGGTCAGAACTATTATTGAGCCTCTTGAAATGGAGGTTCAGTTAGTAAAAACTACCGAGGGGTTGAAAACTTCGGGTGCTATACTGAAGTCAGTTTTAAGGGGAATAAATGGAGATCATTTATTTGCTGTTGCTGCAATTGATCAGTCCTCACACTTTCTGGCAACTGTACATGATCTGCCCGCAGGAACATGCAGTTATTACAAAACCAAAACAGGATACAAAATCGAAGGGCTCGCTGTACTAGAGCAATACCGGGGAATGGGAGTAGGAAAAGCTTTAATTAAAGCAATCACTGCTTCCCCTAACGAGTTCTTTTATGTGCATTCACCGCTTGCTTTGGTGAGTTGGTTTGAAAAAACAGGTTTTTTGAAAAAAGGTAAACAACTGGAAGAATCCGGTAATCTTTATTACAAAATGGTTTTTAATACTTAA
- a CDS encoding GbsR/MarR family transcriptional regulator: MELPEAKQKFIEAWGKLGSEWGINRTMAQVHALLLISPEALTTEEIMITLSISRGNANMTLRELIGWGLVEKQHKAGERKEYFFADKDTWNIARQVAKERRKRELDPVIKILDELSKVEGNVKDPEFMTFTKSVKDINKLAKNVDKTLDTMLKAEESWFWGSIFKMFK, encoded by the coding sequence ATGGAATTACCAGAAGCAAAACAAAAGTTTATAGAGGCATGGGGTAAATTGGGTTCTGAGTGGGGGATCAACCGGACTATGGCACAAGTTCATGCCTTATTATTGATTTCACCAGAAGCATTGACTACTGAAGAAATCATGATTACCCTGAGTATTTCAAGAGGGAATGCAAACATGACGCTCAGAGAATTGATTGGTTGGGGATTAGTGGAAAAACAACATAAAGCAGGAGAGCGTAAAGAGTATTTCTTTGCAGACAAAGACACTTGGAATATTGCCAGACAAGTAGCTAAAGAGCGAAGAAAAAGAGAACTTGATCCAGTGATCAAAATTCTTGATGAATTGTCTAAAGTGGAGGGGAATGTAAAAGATCCTGAGTTTATGACCTTTACGAAATCTGTCAAAGACATTAATAAATTGGCGAAAAACGTAGATAAAACTTTAGATACCATGCTTAAGGCAGAAGAGAGCTGGTTTTGGGGGTCAATATTTAAGATGTTTAAATAA
- a CDS encoding TIGR01777 family oxidoreductase: MKYNKIILAGGNGYLGRVLTQYYRELATEVIILSRTQKVADENVKTLVWNGIEEGEWADALEGADLLINLCGKNVNCRYTEKSKKEIISSRQQPTELLGLVIGKMKAAPKLWINVTSATIYRHAEDRPQDEETGDIGYGFSIDVCRVWERSFFETVTPKTRKIALRMAIVLGRNDGAFPRLLNLVKLGLGGHQGDGQQYVSWIHEQDAAKCTEWLLQQEELSGVINCAAPEAISNTDLMKLLRRSYGIPFGLPAPAWLLEIGAKFIGTETELILKSRWVKPKRLLDGGYPFLFSKAEHAVKDILSIRI, translated from the coding sequence ATGAAATACAATAAAATTATTCTGGCCGGAGGTAATGGTTACCTGGGGCGCGTGTTGACACAATATTATCGGGAACTGGCTACTGAAGTTATCATTCTGAGCAGAACTCAAAAAGTAGCAGATGAAAATGTTAAAACATTAGTGTGGAATGGAATAGAGGAGGGAGAATGGGCTGATGCATTAGAAGGAGCTGATCTTTTGATTAATCTTTGCGGTAAAAATGTGAATTGCCGGTATACGGAGAAAAGTAAGAAAGAAATTATTTCCTCAAGGCAGCAGCCAACTGAATTACTCGGTTTGGTTATTGGAAAAATGAAGGCCGCCCCAAAACTATGGATCAATGTAACTTCTGCAACTATTTACCGCCATGCAGAAGACCGGCCTCAGGATGAGGAAACGGGAGATATTGGTTATGGTTTTTCTATTGATGTGTGCCGGGTATGGGAACGTTCTTTCTTTGAAACTGTTACGCCAAAAACCAGGAAAATTGCTTTGCGTATGGCCATTGTACTGGGCAGGAACGATGGCGCGTTTCCCCGCCTGCTGAACCTGGTAAAACTTGGATTGGGTGGGCATCAGGGAGATGGTCAGCAATATGTTTCATGGATTCATGAGCAGGATGCTGCAAAATGTACAGAATGGTTATTACAGCAGGAAGAATTAAGCGGGGTTATTAATTGTGCTGCGCCAGAAGCCATCAGTAACACAGACCTGATGAAATTGCTCCGCAGGTCTTACGGCATTCCCTTCGGACTTCCTGCCCCTGCCTGGTTACTGGAAATCGGCGCGAAATTCATTGGAACAGAAACAGAACTGATCTTAAAAAGCAGGTGGGTTAAGCCCAAACGTCTGTTGGATGGTGGTTATCCTTTTCTATTCTCTAAAGCTGAACATGCTGTGAAAGATATTTTAAGTATCCGGATTTAA
- a CDS encoding RNA polymerase sigma factor — translation MESEKTVYSYFSDAMLLEHLKKSDRLAFIEIFERYWKKVYNESYKRIKNHTLAESITECVFINLWEERENAKTDKLLPYLLASLRFCILQLYIEGKADGHFENGLSYRMLSSTPTGIN, via the coding sequence ATGGAATCAGAAAAAACCGTCTACAGTTACTTCAGCGATGCTATGCTGCTCGAACATTTGAAAAAAAGCGACCGGCTGGCATTCATAGAAATTTTTGAACGGTATTGGAAGAAAGTCTATAACGAATCTTATAAGAGAATAAAAAATCACACGCTCGCTGAATCAATTACTGAATGTGTTTTTATCAATCTTTGGGAGGAAAGAGAAAATGCAAAAACCGATAAATTACTTCCGTACTTGTTAGCTTCATTACGTTTTTGTATACTGCAATTATACATTGAGGGCAAAGCAGACGGGCACTTTGAAAACGGTTTAAGCTACCGAATGCTATCTTCCACACCTACCGGAATTAATTAA
- a CDS encoding DUF4249 family protein encodes MFIYRKINIFALLLFLVVSSCEKETNLDISPKNPKLVVLGELNQADNGFINLSTSDFSAGAAGFPDVSAAQVNLLDQHNNLLEKYLYQGKGNYTGKKAFAGQNYKLSIAYQGKTYQAETTIPTAFKLNLLEQDSTSMDVEIIDPGAEPDFYTFELKARHYTLNRYYLSNGQKVTVNSEAEFMELLKTNPALELKRDTTFDEKFNRLIIATDDKRTENVRFNVLKDHSGRIFLTDKTFNGNKTILEIYYDNTTLKSENTQYTLVVKSTSAAYFDYLYSIDLQAAKGIVGVLDVPIKGNISDAFGILGAAYIQKITIK; translated from the coding sequence ATGTTTATTTACAGAAAAATAAATATTTTTGCCTTACTGCTTTTTTTAGTTGTGAGCAGCTGTGAGAAAGAAACAAATCTGGACATTTCACCCAAAAATCCTAAATTGGTTGTATTAGGGGAGCTTAACCAGGCAGACAATGGATTCATTAACCTGAGTACCTCAGATTTCTCTGCTGGTGCAGCTGGATTCCCTGATGTTTCAGCTGCGCAAGTCAATCTTCTTGATCAGCATAATAACCTGCTAGAGAAGTATCTTTACCAGGGAAAGGGGAATTACACGGGTAAAAAGGCTTTCGCTGGTCAGAATTATAAGCTGTCTATTGCGTACCAGGGAAAAACATACCAGGCAGAGACCACTATTCCTACGGCTTTTAAACTGAATTTGCTTGAACAGGATTCAACTTCCATGGATGTAGAAATTATTGACCCCGGTGCGGAACCTGATTTTTACACTTTTGAACTGAAGGCCAGGCATTATACACTAAATAGATATTATCTGTCGAACGGACAAAAGGTAACAGTCAATTCAGAAGCCGAATTTATGGAGTTATTGAAAACCAACCCTGCTTTAGAACTTAAACGCGACACTACTTTTGATGAAAAATTTAACAGATTAATTATTGCCACTGATGATAAGAGAACTGAAAATGTAAGATTCAATGTTTTAAAAGATCACTCAGGAAGGATTTTTTTAACAGATAAAACATTTAACGGAAATAAAACTATCTTAGAAATCTATTATGATAATACCACGCTGAAATCTGAAAACACACAGTATACATTAGTTGTAAAATCAACATCTGCTGCTTATTTTGATTATTTATACAGTATTGATCTACAGGCAGCCAAAGGTATTGTTGGTGTGCTGGATGTTCCTATTAAAGGAAACATATCAGATGCTTTTGGAATTTTGGGCGCAGCTTATATTCAGAAAATCACTATCAAATAA
- a CDS encoding carboxypeptidase-like regulatory domain-containing protein, protein MTTGNKFYLFLLLILAPVILNAQNRTGLLNTPIKISHRKGLISSFLTQVEQTGILLTYNPDDIRMNRKITLSNRITTVGELLEEILRAESIQIKEYEGKILLISNPRLITLSGFIKEEGSAEVIIGANITETENNNIAVTNGFGFYSISLEKGVYELVISHTGYAPVRVKVNLEGESIRKDIFLRSGVDLPELVVTKSQETRNNLNVGGDHVDLEAANKLPSFLGEKDVIRAIQLYPGVSGNTGGSVSMFVRGGNADQNLVTLDDISIYNINHFNGMFSIFNPDVLKSVDFYRSDFPSKYGGRLSSVLNVRSKDGNMEKYHGYTTIGLLYASSGFEGPIIKDKASFSLNTRRSWLDLLGAKALEDAGLYYYFLDFNLKLNYIANPNNRFYISTYFGNDSYRQKLDFPEELKISESLRSTLKWGNRLVAFRWNSILSPRLFKNTTATFSQYRNTLDANLVSSLVGLPKRIYTTVKDYGLKSDFNYYLRPDLKLNFGGGVSMNSFIFPVGLSTDESITINTLNLDAYIEDEVKIGERSELTAGLHYTGFKSGKTFYNTLQPRIRFSYHLSDNQVFTASYSRMSQFIHQFTTNGLSVPTEFRIPSSKNIKPETSEIYNLSYRLQAGKTTSFTVEAYYKNMDNLLALGSGQDIANGYFARAIEDRLASGKGISKGIELSYVQQLNWLRFQMAYTLSKTTGQFKALNLGQSFPLDQDLRHNFNIALNASLSKRLEISALWTYITGRHVTVPQNIHKNIDEVLGNKSENYTYIISGLNNYTLSNNYKLDLGLNLTRKFSNGHQRIWTLGMYNAIANSTSSSLYVSTGNPPDKVNILEQVKLKLIPYFTFTYKF, encoded by the coding sequence ATGACAACAGGGAATAAATTCTATCTTTTCCTACTTTTAATTCTGGCTCCTGTTATTTTAAATGCACAAAACAGGACCGGGCTATTAAACACGCCCATAAAAATCAGCCACAGAAAAGGGTTAATCTCTTCTTTTCTGACCCAGGTTGAGCAAACAGGCATCCTATTAACTTATAATCCTGATGACATCAGGATGAACAGAAAAATAACTTTATCTAACCGTATCACAACAGTTGGAGAATTACTGGAGGAAATTTTACGTGCAGAATCTATTCAAATTAAAGAATATGAAGGTAAAATACTACTTATCAGCAATCCCAGACTGATTACATTAAGTGGATTTATCAAAGAAGAAGGAAGTGCAGAGGTCATTATTGGTGCCAATATAACGGAGACTGAAAATAATAATATTGCCGTAACCAATGGTTTTGGCTTTTATAGTATCAGTCTTGAAAAAGGTGTTTATGAGTTAGTTATTAGCCATACAGGTTACGCGCCAGTTCGTGTAAAAGTTAATCTGGAAGGTGAGAGTATCCGGAAGGACATTTTTCTCAGATCCGGAGTAGACCTGCCCGAATTAGTGGTTACAAAAAGTCAGGAAACCCGGAACAATTTAAATGTTGGCGGTGATCATGTGGATCTGGAAGCAGCGAATAAACTCCCCTCCTTTCTGGGAGAAAAAGACGTGATCAGGGCTATACAATTATATCCTGGTGTTTCAGGTAATACCGGTGGTTCGGTAAGTATGTTTGTAAGAGGTGGAAATGCAGATCAGAATCTGGTTACGCTGGATGATATCTCCATTTATAATATCAATCACTTTAACGGAATGTTCTCCATCTTCAATCCCGATGTGCTCAAAAGTGTAGACTTTTACCGCAGTGATTTTCCTTCAAAATACGGCGGTCGTCTTTCCTCGGTATTGAATGTCCGTTCCAAAGATGGTAACATGGAAAAATACCATGGCTATACAACCATTGGTTTATTGTATGCTTCTTCTGGTTTTGAAGGGCCTATTATTAAAGATAAGGCTTCTTTTTCTTTAAATACCAGAAGAAGCTGGCTGGATCTATTAGGCGCAAAAGCATTGGAAGACGCAGGGTTATACTATTATTTTTTAGACTTTAATTTAAAGCTCAATTATATCGCAAACCCAAATAACAGGTTTTATATCAGTACTTATTTCGGCAATGATTCTTACCGGCAAAAATTAGATTTCCCCGAGGAACTTAAAATTTCAGAATCTTTAAGATCGACCCTGAAATGGGGAAACAGGCTGGTCGCATTCAGGTGGAATAGCATTTTAAGCCCGCGTCTATTTAAAAACACGACGGCTACTTTTAGTCAGTACAGAAATACGCTGGATGCAAATCTCGTCTCGTCTCTGGTTGGCCTGCCAAAACGTATATATACTACCGTAAAGGATTATGGGTTAAAAAGTGATTTTAATTATTATTTGAGGCCAGATCTTAAACTGAATTTTGGAGGTGGCGTGAGTATGAATTCATTTATTTTTCCTGTTGGATTGAGCACAGATGAGAGTATCACGATTAATACGCTTAATTTGGATGCCTATATCGAAGATGAAGTTAAGATTGGAGAACGCTCAGAATTAACAGCAGGCTTACACTATACAGGATTTAAATCCGGGAAGACATTTTACAATACCCTGCAACCAAGAATAAGATTTTCTTATCATTTAAGTGATAATCAGGTGTTCACTGCTTCTTATTCCAGAATGTCGCAATTTATACATCAATTTACCACGAATGGACTTTCAGTTCCCACAGAATTCAGGATTCCCAGCAGTAAAAATATTAAACCAGAGACCTCTGAGATCTACAACCTGTCTTATCGTTTGCAGGCAGGAAAAACAACTAGTTTTACTGTAGAGGCCTATTATAAAAATATGGATAACTTACTGGCTCTGGGTTCAGGACAGGATATTGCGAATGGTTATTTTGCCAGGGCAATTGAAGACAGACTGGCATCAGGAAAGGGAATCAGCAAGGGAATAGAATTGAGTTATGTACAACAACTCAACTGGCTGCGATTTCAGATGGCCTATACCCTATCCAAAACAACCGGACAGTTTAAGGCCCTTAATCTGGGACAAAGCTTTCCTTTAGATCAGGATTTAAGGCATAATTTCAACATTGCACTGAACGCTTCTTTAAGTAAAAGGCTGGAAATATCCGCGCTTTGGACCTATATTACCGGCCGGCATGTTACTGTACCACAAAACATCCATAAAAACATTGACGAAGTGCTGGGAAATAAATCAGAGAACTATACCTATATAATTTCAGGATTAAATAACTATACGCTCAGCAACAATTACAAGCTTGATCTTGGTTTAAATCTTACCCGTAAATTTAGTAACGGACACCAGAGAATCTGGACTTTAGGAATGTACAATGCGATTGCGAATTCAACGTCGTCGTCTTTATATGTATCAACTGGTAATCCGCCTGATAAAGTCAATATTCTGGAACAAGTCAAGTTAAAATTAATCCCCTATTTTACGTTCACCTATAAATTTTAG
- a CDS encoding FecR domain-containing protein: MQNQDINSLLAKHFNGELLPEQNVVVEEWIRSNPQEYSRLKSLIAKAEQTVYNPDCNLDDAWQNIDAQIRGKQTPTVKLVKSAGQRSWWMSIAASLFLITSFALIYYSSYYNPLITVSSGNFANKQVTLPDGSLVTLNANSTLKYFKLLSGDKRQVRLEGEAFFEVTKNPARPFVIDAGKGQVKVLGTSFNVNTAEAQVEVTVRTGKVQLSSTEKRGLAITLLPGNRGTLHNDQLQKDTVTSENEYAWKTGMLVFRKEKLSSLVKVLENTYHRKIILDNNATSCAVTATFKNQALESVLEELKLILKFNYEVKKDYILIHNLACENDNRE, translated from the coding sequence ATGCAAAATCAAGATATTAATTCTCTTCTGGCCAAACACTTCAACGGCGAGCTTCTTCCAGAGCAAAACGTAGTTGTGGAAGAATGGATCAGATCCAATCCGCAGGAGTACAGCCGTTTGAAATCATTGATAGCAAAAGCTGAACAAACTGTTTATAATCCTGATTGCAACTTAGATGATGCCTGGCAAAATATAGACGCTCAAATCAGAGGAAAACAAACTCCAACAGTAAAATTAGTCAAATCAGCAGGACAACGCAGCTGGTGGATGTCTATCGCAGCGTCACTGTTCCTGATCACCAGTTTTGCACTTATCTATTATAGCTCTTATTATAACCCTTTAATCACTGTCAGCTCAGGCAACTTTGCCAATAAGCAGGTTACACTGCCAGATGGATCTCTGGTTACTTTGAATGCAAACAGTACTTTAAAATATTTCAAACTGCTTTCCGGAGATAAAAGGCAGGTAAGACTTGAAGGAGAAGCGTTCTTTGAAGTCACTAAAAACCCGGCAAGACCATTTGTTATTGATGCCGGAAAAGGACAGGTAAAAGTTCTGGGTACATCATTTAATGTCAATACCGCAGAGGCGCAGGTTGAAGTTACCGTGAGAACCGGAAAAGTACAACTCAGCAGTACTGAAAAACGTGGCCTTGCAATTACGCTTTTACCAGGTAACAGAGGAACATTACATAACGATCAGCTTCAAAAAGACACTGTCACTTCTGAGAATGAATATGCATGGAAAACAGGCATGTTAGTTTTCAGAAAAGAAAAGCTGTCCAGCCTGGTCAAAGTACTTGAAAATACCTATCACAGAAAAATTATATTGGATAATAATGCTACATCGTGTGCGGTGACAGCAACTTTTAAGAACCAGGCTTTGGAAAGCGTATTAGAAGAACTAAAACTCATTCTTAAGTTTAATTACGAGGTTAAAAAAGATTATATATTAATCCATAATTTAGCCTGTGAGAATGACAACAGGGAATAA
- a CDS encoding RNA polymerase sigma-70 factor: MHIQEPLYSDFQKLFRLHYKTLCMHAYKYLADADESQDAVQEVFVKFWEIKQDMVNDKNALYYLITAVRNNCISRLRKKVHTVSMEDEMVYNKITDTPLEAEEDKESTDIQTLVDEALALLPPKCGAIFRMSRIDKLTYQQIANELGISIKTVENQMGKAISIMREFARTHYIPLSVLFSLIYFLEHRGMLNFYV; the protein is encoded by the coding sequence ATGCACATACAAGAACCTTTATATTCAGATTTTCAGAAGTTATTCCGTCTGCATTACAAAACTTTATGTATGCATGCTTATAAATATCTTGCCGACGCCGACGAGAGTCAGGATGCCGTACAAGAAGTATTTGTAAAATTCTGGGAAATAAAGCAGGACATGGTCAATGATAAAAATGCACTTTACTACCTGATTACTGCGGTACGCAATAATTGCATTTCAAGACTGAGGAAGAAAGTTCATACGGTATCCATGGAGGATGAAATGGTTTACAATAAAATAACCGACACCCCATTAGAAGCAGAAGAAGATAAAGAAAGTACAGATATACAAACACTTGTTGATGAAGCATTAGCACTCCTTCCACCAAAATGTGGTGCTATTTTCAGGATGAGCCGGATTGATAAGCTCACTTATCAGCAAATTGCCAACGAACTTGGAATTTCCATTAAAACAGTTGAAAACCAAATGGGTAAAGCGATCAGTATTATGCGGGAATTTGCCCGTACGCACTATATTCCCCTTTCTGTTTTGTTTTCATTAATTTATTTTCTGGAACATAGGGGTATGCTAAATTTTTACGTTTAA